Genomic window (Syngnathoides biaculeatus isolate LvHL_M chromosome 6, ASM1980259v1, whole genome shotgun sequence):
AATAGGTCTGGATTGTTTTGGCTGTAATTCTGACTCTCCACTATTtaaaaatcacacttttttttttttttttaacaggtttcatgaacaaaatatttcatcccAACATTGATGAAGCGTAAGTCATTTTTGATTGTCCTTTGACTGTTGACCCTTTGGTGGTCCTCACTTTACAAGCCGGTTGTAAAGTTCCGTTGGCTGTTTATGAAGTCTTAAGTGCAGTAAACGTTTCCACCCGCTACGTTGTGGCTTATCATTCGCACCCCCGTTCTAAACCTCAAAACTGCCAGGACAGTCGTAAAATGAGGTTCGTCTGTACTTTGTAACCTTTGTCAAGCGTTCTATGAGACTAATGAAAGTTTGTTGACGGCCTGTTACGAGaccttttttcagttttcaccttaatttgtactttttcacCTTTTTAGTCATTTTTCTGTTCCTCGTCCGAACGCGTTTCGGACTGCTTCTGGCAATTTTGACTGTCATGTACTTTGGCCGAGagtatcagcattttttttttgttccgcaCACCTTCGCCGCCAGCCAGTTTCCCGACTGCTCCATCACCTTTGTCCTTATTTTACACTTTTCACGTCGTTTTGGGCCTTTGCCACTATTCACGCCTTCACGCTGTGGTATATTATTGAGCGCAGAATATCAGTAATGTTGGATGAAAAGCCGGAGCCGATTGACATCAATTCAGCGCAGAATGCATCCCTAGAGTTGACGCTCAGATAAAGTGAAGTGAGAGAGCTCGAATCAGTACACGCGAgaaattttgtgtgtatgttatcTGTTGGCAAAACTGCAATTGCTCATACATTCAAACGCAGCTTGTGGCAAACGCCGGCGACGTCATTACGGGCCGCGATCGTGAAATGACGATTTTAGCATCTCGGCCACGTCGGAGACGTCAGTTCAGTGAACAACTGCACACAACACGCGCAACAAGAGGGAATTAAActaccgtgactttttttcacggccgcaagggggcactcaagtggaaaaggtagtgaggccggtggaatatatgtgccgaggaagtgacttttacaggtccagccctgttagcgatgcgctagcgtgttactgccatgattttttgccggtatgttgttgttgtttttttttttttttttttttttaccagcgttggcacggtggcgctagctttagtgcactggcgctagcgttaaactctccgtttcaatgtaggtttcaatatggggacttgcggcttttccacagctgcggcgtatgtacgtaccaaatggtatttccttgacaaatgtactgggtgaggcttctaaccaggtgcgctctgtaggtcgggaattacggtaaatggcAATTGTAAAACGGGAGCCCTCGTCACTGAGAAAAGAGTCcaaagttattttaaagtcGTAGCCGTGGCAGTTGCGGAAGTTCTCTGGAATTCCAGTTGATATTATTGCGACCGAGAATGTGATTGTGACTTGTCCTCGCAGGTCGGGAACAGTATGCTTGGATGTCATTAATCAGACGTGGACGGCGCTCTACGGTACGTCAGCGGCGCTCCGCTCGTGCGCTGTGTTACGCGTTAAAACGTCTCTCTCGTCTCCATTTTTGGTCCAGACCTGACCAACATCTTTGAGTCCTTCCTGCCCCAGCTCCTGGCCTACCCCAACCCCATCGATCCTCTGAACGGGGACGCCGCCGCGATGTACCTTCACCGGCCGGAGGATTACAAGCACAAGATCAAAGGTCTCACATGACAACAGATGCTTCGGTTTTCACGAGTTTCAATCTGTTGTCCAAAACTTCttctttccgtttttttttttttttgggacacactGAGCGCTGCCACATTTCTCAACTGAACCGTACAAAAATAGCCACTTTTTCTTCCGCATTTTCATAAATATTCAAGCGAATGAGACGTTCAAAAACTGTTCCCGTtgcaaattcagacaaaaaatgttacattccccaaatcttcacatttttcacgattccatttttttccaacgacCGGAGATATTTGACATGCGCTTGACTGATTCAGAGCGTTTTAACTTCAAGTTGTCCCTTCAGGAAAACCTTCCTACGTCCCCCGAATTAAAAGAGATTTTATATTTCCTCCCGGGAATGTTCGGGGTGTCCACGTCGCCCCTCGCTCGCTCACTCGCCGTTCGGTTTCAGTCAGCAACTTTCGTTTTGATGCGATGGTTTGAGAGCGGACCTAAGACTTTAAATGTGGCGCAGTTTCCATCTTGAATCCTACTCCCTAACGGCCACTTGTCTTTCTTCGTCAGAGTACATCCAGAAGTACGCCACAGAGGAGGCGCtaaaggagcaggaggagggcgGCGGGGACTCCTCCTCTGAGAGCTCCATGTCGGACTTTTCCGAGGACGAGGCTCAGGACATGGAGTTGTAGTTCTTATTTAAGacggacttattttttttacagcaagatttttatggttgcTCGCACCCGCCTCCTACCCCCCGGGCTCCAGGTTTTAGCGTCGGGAGTCCAGACTGAGAAGGCTGGAAGAAACCGTGGCGGATTTACCTTTTCCTCTTCAGGACCTGCAGACACAGTGAAAAAGTTCACCCCAAAAAGCTGCAGTCTGAGTGTTTGAATGTAATCTTGGCCATCGGCG
Coding sequences:
- the LOC133502324 gene encoding ubiquitin-conjugating enzyme E2 H-like; translated protein: MSSPSPGKRRMDTDVVKLIESKHEVTILSGLNEFVVKFHGPAGSPYEGGVWKVRVDLPDKYPFKSPSIGFMNKIFHPNIDEASGTVCLDVINQTWTALYDLTNIFESFLPQLLAYPNPIDPLNGDAAAMYLHRPEDYKHKIKEYIQKYATEEALKEQEEGGGDSSSESSMSDFSEDEAQDMEL